In the Pedobacter cryoconitis genome, TACGCCAATCGCAGTCACAAAAGTCTCTTCATGACCCCAATCTACATACTCTTCATCTTTTAAAGCAGTAAGGTCTGCCAGTGGTTTCAATAACTGGTAAAAGTGATCTTTACCTTTAGCATCGTAATACTGGTGGAAACTTTCATTTTCACCCGAATTCGTACTGTAGTCATCCAAAACTGTGCGTAAAATAGCTGGCGCACGTTTAGTTGGTGCTTTAATTACGCGTTCGGCTACGCGGCCTTCACCATCACCTACTGTTCCGCCACCAATCATGACCTGCACTGCAGGTACGACTTTTCCGTTTGCTTTGACCGAACTTCCATGAAATCCAAGGTGAGCCAGACCATGCTGACCGCATGAATTCATACAGCCACTTATTTTTATCTTAATGTCTTTATCGTAAATCAGATCAGGATATTCCTCATGAATTACCCCTTCTAATACTGCAGCAAGGGACATACTGTTTGCAATTCCTAAATTACAAGTATCTGTACCCGGACAAGTCGTAATATCCCCCACACTATCAAATCCAGGAACTGCAAAGTCCAGTTCATTTAATACAGTATATAATGGGATCAATGCCTCTGCGCTGACAAATTTCAACAACAAACCCTGATTCTGGGTAATTCTGATTTCATCCGCTACATATGGGCGTATAGCCGCTACAAATAACCGCGCTTTATCAGTCTTGATATCACCTACTGGTACCTTGATATATACCCCATAAAAACCACTTTGTTTTTGCGGGAATACATTGGTATCCAACCATCTTTTATAATGGACCTCATCTGCCGGACGCTGATCAGTTGCAGCAAGAGCTTCTGGCAAAGCCGGAAGGGGTACTGTTCCCAGATCAACCTTAAAAGATTTTGATTTATTGGCTATTACTTCTTCAGCAATTAAGCGCGTTACTTCTTCTAATCCAAGTTTTTGAACCAGATACTTTAACCTTGCTTTATTTCTGTTGGTTCTTTCTCCATGACGGTCAAAAACCCTCAAAACAGACTCTGAATAAGGAATCAATTGATCTTCAGGCAGAAAATCATGAACTACACTCGCCAAAAAAGGTTGTGCGCCCAAACCACCTGCAAACATGACTTTAAAACCCCGCTCTCCTTTTTCATTCACTTTAGGAATAAAACCTAAATCATGAATATAACTGAAAGCGGTATCCTTTTCTGTTGATGAAAAAGAGATCTTGATCTTCCTGCCCATTTCCTGACAGATGGGGTTCCTTAAAAAATATTTAAATACGGCCTGAGCGTAAGGGGAAACATCAAAAAGTTCCTCAGGGTTGATCCCTGCATCAGGCGAAGAAGTTACATTTCTAACCGTATTACCACAAGCTTCACGTAAAGTGATATCATCACGTTCCAGTTCTGCCCACAGTTCGGGTGTACGGTCTAAACTCACATAGTGAATCTGAATGTCCTGTCTGGTAGTTAAATGCAGGTTTCCGCTACCATATTCATCAGAAACATCTGCAATACGCAATAACTGTTTAAAGGTGACTTTTCCGAATGGCAATTTAATACGCACCATTTGTACGCCCGGTTGCCGCTGACCATACACACCACGCGCCAGCCGAAGACTGCGGAACTTTTCGTCGTGTATTTTTCCTTCTCGGAAGGCACGGATCTTTTGTTCAAGATCTATGATATCTTTTTCTACTACCGGGTTCTCCAGCTCCGTTCTAAAACTTTGCATGTCAATAAATCTTGGTTAAGGATTGTTTTGTTTAAAAGACGTTTTCAGGGTCTCTTATCCCAAAGATATATATTATAGATAGAATTAGTAGTATTAAATTAAAAAAAAGACTAACTATACTCATTAAAAGCATATTAAACGGATATTTTAATTTTCATAGGATAAAATATGTTTAACCATTTGTACTACTTTACCATTCAGGGAAACAGTTGCACTAACTGACAACAGATTGTGCTCACACTGTTCAAAATATATTTTACCAGAAAAAAAGGCAAAAAAAAACCCGGACATCCACCCAGGTATCTCTTTTATCAACTAACCTTAACTAGAAAATACTAACCAAATATTTTACTGGCACAAACATACCAGCCTTATATAAATTCAGTGTTAAAATTGGATGACCTATTCGTAATGCTCTTATTTTTATTTAAATTTCGCATCTTTTCATACTATCTATCACTCCATGCTGATTTTAGCTTACATTATTCTTGCCCTGGTAGCACTTTACCTCCTAGTTTATCTTTATAAAAAGAACTTTGCTGTTCAAACACAACGGGAGGAACTTAAGCGGGATTGGGGAAGTGCTAAAAACAGCAGATATATAGACATCGATTTAATAGAAAACTACTTTTTAAATACAATTACTGAATCATCAGAAAAACTACAGCTGATTTCTGATAAAATAGCAGATGATTTATATATCAATGACGTTTTTAAACTTATTGACAGAACCATATCCAGAGTAGGCCAGCAATTTCTATATGCAAGGCTCAGAACAATTGATAAAGAGCAAACAGACCTGATCTTTCTGGATAAGTTTGCGGATGTCATTACCGCAGATGAAAAACTAAGACTTGACACCCAAGCCACTTTACAAATACTGGAGAAAAATGATTCCTACTATTTCCAGGATCTGATTTATGCAAAGAAAATAGAGGCACCTTCATTTATGCCCATCGTTTATACCCTTTCTGTCCTGAATGTACTTTCCCTTGTTGCTGCGATCTTTCATCCAGGTTTTCTGCTTGTCTTTTTTGGAATATTCATTATCAATTCCGGAATTCATTACTGGAACAAAAACAAGGTCAGTGTACATACTTCTTCTCTCGGCGAGTTCCTAAAAGCGTTTGATACCGCTAAAAAATTAGATGCCGACGCAAAGATCAATATCCAATTTCCAGAAATCAGCACCCTCATTAAAGAGCTGACCCCACTGAAAAGAAAAATGCTTGGCGTAAAGCTGGACAACATGGCTGAGGCAGATACAGTAATGATAGGTTACATGCTGTTCGAACTGTTAAAGATTGCCTTCAATGTGGAAATCATCCTTTTCTACTCTATTATTGATTCCCTGAGATCACAAAAAGACCTGTTAAAAAGACTTTTCAAATTCATCGGAACGGTAGATACCGCTATCTCAATTGCTTCGCTAAGACATTCGTGGGATGGAGAATATTGTAAACCAGTATTTAACGAGGAAAATTGTATCCATATCTCAGGTGTCAAACATCCACTGGTTGTAAATTGTGTTCCGAATGAACTTGATTTACAACATAAAAACTTATTGCTAACAGGCTCTAATATGTCTGGTAAAACAACTTTTATCAGATCCGTTGGCGTCAACCTGATTCTTGGTCAAACTTTATTTACCTGTATGGCTAAAGAATTCAGTATGCCTTACTCAAAAATATTCTCTTCTATTACCATTTCGGATAGCTTACTGGAAGAAAAGAGTTATTATTTTGAGGAAATGAGGATCATCAAAAACTTCATTGAAGAATCTGTAAGCAAAGAACCGTGCTTCTTCATCCTGGATGAAATTTTTAAAGGAACCAATACGATTGAGCGGGTTTCGGCCGGAAAAGCGATCCTCTCCTATCTGGCCAAGGGCAATAACCAGGTTTTCGTTTCTACCCATGATACGGAGCTTAATGAGTTGCTGAAAACACAATATGAACATTATCACTTCTCTGAAACTATTGCAGAAGAAGAACTGATCTTTGACCATACCATTAAAAAAGGCCCGTTAAAAACAAGGAATGCAATCAGAATACTGGAAATTAATAATTATCCGGCAGCGGTGATTGCTGATGCCAATGCTACGGTTGATTTATTAATGAAGGATTAGTTAAATCCTGGATAATTGATTTAAAAGTCTTAATATGAAGACTGTCTCTTGCATTTTCCGGATTCTTAATATAATCTTGGAGGGCTTGTACATATGCTTTACGGAAAGACTCATTCTTCGTATTGGAATTGTACTCGCCTTGTGCTTTGTATAATGGCTGTAAATTTTCGGCAATTTTCCTTTGAATGCCATAAGGTGATTCATCTCTCATAATCACAATATTCCTTTCAAAACCGGGTATATATTTAACGATAAAACGTTCCCCCCGTGGTGGGATAATAATTTCATTGCGAATTGGATAGATCGAGGCGGTAGTGGTAGAAAAATCCGTAACCACATCTTTTCCATCGGCAGTTTGAACAACAACATCATAATCCCAGATCGCGGAATCATTTAAAGTGGAACTGGTTTCCTTTTCCAGCGTCACAACCGCAGATCCTCTCACGCCAAAATGTGCCAGAAAAGCCGCATTGACGAACTGACCAGTAAAAACATTGGCAATCGATAAAATAAAGCTAAGAACCATATAAAAAATACTACGGCGCCAAAAAGAAATAATAATACCAGTTATCAGAAGGACAAAGAATGACCAGGCCCCATGATGCGCAAAGAAGTAAAAAAGCATTGATAATATCTTCATTGTTAATCTTTTATTATATATAAAAATAGATTAATATTTCAATATTATCAATGCTGAATTATTTATTACAAAGCAGGGGCTAAAGGCCAGTCTACAGGAATATCAGTTAAGGCATGCAGGTAATTGGTAATCACTTTATCGCCGATCACCATCACAATATCAACCAGGTTTCCTTCAGTATAACCTGCTGCATAGAATTCTGATAAAAAGTGCGCATCTGCATGACCTTTATTCTCTGTAATACTTTTAACGACATTTGCTAAAGCTGAAAGTTTTGGGTCGAACGTAATTTCTGCTTTACGGATTTCTAAAATCTGATTGTCAGTAAAGCCATTCATTTTTGCGAAAGCAGTATGTGCGCTTAAACAATACAAACAATCATTGACCTGGCTAACTACTAAATTTATCACCTCACGCTCTTTAGCTCTGAGGGAGGTTTTTGCATTTTGAAGCGTCAGGTAATTCCCCAATGCATTTTCAGAATGTGCAAATGCAGCATATAGATTTGGAACAAAACCTACCATTTTATTTAAATTATCAAAAATAGCCTGGTTAGCTGGAGTTACTTCTTCTCTGGTTGGAACTGTGAATGTTTTCATGCGTTTATCAGTTAATGTTCTTGAATAGTGAACACCACAAATATCTGCCTTTGATCGGACCTGAACCATAGAGAGACTTCCCGGGGATTTGTAATTAATGCCTGAAGCTACCCTGGTTGCTTTTCTAAGAGGACAATCTGGCTGCTCTGAAATCCGAAGGAGAAAAAGAAACTTGTTTCTTGAAGAAATTACTGAAATAAGCCGCATCATCAAAACCCAGTTCATAAGCGATCTCTTTTGCAGACTTATCTGTATAAATCAAGAGGCGCTTAGCTTCTAAAACCACTCTTTCCTGAATAACCGCTAATGGAGATTTGTGATTATAAATTGCGAACAGATTGGCCAGCGTCTTTGGTGAGCGATTCAACAGTTCGGCATAAAATTGAACCTGATGCTGTAAACGAAAATGCTGCTCTACTAATAAATTATAACGCCTGATGATATCAAGCTTATCATCTGTCAGCTTCTTATCGGTTATATATTGACTTTTGGCCAGCCTGGTAATGATAATGATCAATCTTTTCAAGAGCATCTGCAACATTTCCCGCTGAATATTATCTATAGTATTAAATTCTTCAATGAAGATTTCAAAAAGTAAGGTAATCTTTTTCTGTTCCTGTTCATTCAGCCGCACAAATAGGTTGCCTGTAGATCCATAGAACAAGAATCCTACACAGCTTACCTCTTTATCATGGTCAACAATACAATAAAAATTCCTGTTATACTGCCATGCTATTACTTGTCCGGGCTTTTCAAACTGAAAAGACTGATTCACCATTAAAGGCAAAATACTCTGTTCAGGGAAGTCATATTTTACACCGTCAATCGTAATCACTTGCTCCGCTCCCCTGTTCCATGCAATCGTCAGAAATTTATCAGTCCGGTCACGCTGAAAAAAAGAACGGTCAAAATCAGCCTCATTAATAGTCAAATGGAATTCGCCTTTAGTAACCGGCTCTAAGTGATGGAACTTCATATACAAGTAATTGATAAATTACGTAAATTTAGTGCATTCTACTGTCTTTATAAAATATCGCTTCATCAAGCGGGTTAACCAAAAACCCGTGTAATCATCAGGTCAGCTGACTAATGGTGAGGGCACAATATTTTCAATAATTTTATAAAGAAATCAATGAAACAAGCTATAAAAGTTGCGTTATCAGGCGCTACAGGAAAAGCAGGTCAATACCTGCTTCAGGAATTACTAAATAATGGATATCAGGTAAAATCTCTGATCAGAAAACCAAAGGATTACAAAATATCACATCCAGCATTAGAAATAGTTTCAGGCGATATTAAAGACCTTACAACCGCAAATCAATTAATTGAAGGCTGCAACGCAGTGATCAGTACAATAGGTCAAAATAAAGATGAGGTGCTGATTTCAAGTCTGGCTACTGAAAACATCATCAAGGCTATGGAAAAGTTTAAACTCAGCAGGTATATCTTATTGACAGGTTCGAACCTTGAAGTTCCAGGAGATCAGAAAAGCGCTAAAAACCTCGAAGGAACAGCTTGGATGAAGGCGACTTTTCCCGCGATTGTGGCAGATAAACAAAAAGCTTATGAACTCCTGACCAGGAGCTCAATAGACTGGACAATTGTCAGGTTACCCTGGATTGAAAAAACAATGGAAAGACGAGGCCTGGCCATTAATTTGAAAGATTGTCTGGAAGAGCTGATCAGCACAACAGATCTTGCAGATTTTCTTATCTCTCAGCTTACAGATACAGCTTATATTAAAAAAGCCCCCTTTGTGGCTAGTAAACTCAAATTATAAACAAAAAGGGAGCCTGCAATGGCTCCCTTAATTTGTACTTATTTTAAAGTCTCCACCTTGAAATCTTCAAAAGTAACCGGAAAACTCTCTTTACCCGGAGCCGCAGCTACCATGCCGATCTGCACTTTTACTCCCGGAGGAAAATAAGCCAGACGCAGCATATCATATCTTTTTTCATCGAAGGAATATTTGATCTCCACATAATCTCCTTTGCGCAATAATTTCAACCAAACAGACTCAGGGCTATCATGACGCGGCACCACAGACCAGTCTGAAACTTCTCTGGTCACCACTGCACTGATATTCTGAACGCCATCCACGTATTCTATTCCTGTTTTGATCCAGTTCTTTTCATCTATCCTGATCATTAATCCGGCCTGATGAAAAAGTTCCTGATACTGACCTGTAATTTTTACACTGGCCTGGAAATCACCAGCAATCTCCTGATAGTAAAAAGGGCCATTATCACGTTTAAAACCGTAATGTGTCACTTGCCAGTAATCCGTATCCGGATCTACAGTGAAATTTAAAAGGGCAGCATCTCCATTCCATGTGCCGGGTTGATTGAACCATTTCATAGCTGTAATATAGGAAGAAGCTCTTTAATTTAAGCGATAAATTTAATATCAAAGCGGTATAACATCGCGGGCTAACTACATGCCCCTGTCGCGGATCATCTCACCCAATAACTGGACTAGTTCGTCAGATAAATCATCATCAGTAATCCATCTGATGCCAAGCTCAATGTCTTCTTTGGGATAGATGACACCAAGCACCAATGGAACTACAACGTCATTTACTGTTTCATCATAAGAAACAA is a window encoding:
- a CDS encoding nitrite reductase, with the translated sequence MQSFRTELENPVVEKDIIDLEQKIRAFREGKIHDEKFRSLRLARGVYGQRQPGVQMVRIKLPFGKVTFKQLLRIADVSDEYGSGNLHLTTRQDIQIHYVSLDRTPELWAELERDDITLREACGNTVRNVTSSPDAGINPEELFDVSPYAQAVFKYFLRNPICQEMGRKIKISFSSTEKDTAFSYIHDLGFIPKVNEKGERGFKVMFAGGLGAQPFLASVVHDFLPEDQLIPYSESVLRVFDRHGERTNRNKARLKYLVQKLGLEEVTRLIAEEVIANKSKSFKVDLGTVPLPALPEALAATDQRPADEVHYKRWLDTNVFPQKQSGFYGVYIKVPVGDIKTDKARLFVAAIRPYVADEIRITQNQGLLLKFVSAEALIPLYTVLNELDFAVPGFDSVGDITTCPGTDTCNLGIANSMSLAAVLEGVIHEEYPDLIYDKDIKIKISGCMNSCGQHGLAHLGFHGSSVKANGKVVPAVQVMIGGGTVGDGEGRVAERVIKAPTKRAPAILRTVLDDYSTNSGENESFHQYYDAKGKDHFYQLLKPLADLTALKDEEYVDWGHEETFVTAIGVGECAGVVIDLVATLLLEGEEKLLWAGSAFEGKAWSDAIYHSYSVFVNTAKALLLDKSISSSTQTGVIREFDTNFVETGEVVLPSTFNELVLQINKNEPTEEFAIAYLEQATQFYSAMRAKREAQVNVN
- a CDS encoding MutS-related protein, coding for MLILAYIILALVALYLLVYLYKKNFAVQTQREELKRDWGSAKNSRYIDIDLIENYFLNTITESSEKLQLISDKIADDLYINDVFKLIDRTISRVGQQFLYARLRTIDKEQTDLIFLDKFADVITADEKLRLDTQATLQILEKNDSYYFQDLIYAKKIEAPSFMPIVYTLSVLNVLSLVAAIFHPGFLLVFFGIFIINSGIHYWNKNKVSVHTSSLGEFLKAFDTAKKLDADAKINIQFPEISTLIKELTPLKRKMLGVKLDNMAEADTVMIGYMLFELLKIAFNVEIILFYSIIDSLRSQKDLLKRLFKFIGTVDTAISIASLRHSWDGEYCKPVFNEENCIHISGVKHPLVVNCVPNELDLQHKNLLLTGSNMSGKTTFIRSVGVNLILGQTLFTCMAKEFSMPYSKIFSSITISDSLLEEKSYYFEEMRIIKNFIEESVSKEPCFFILDEIFKGTNTIERVSAGKAILSYLAKGNNQVFVSTHDTELNELLKTQYEHYHFSETIAEEELIFDHTIKKGPLKTRNAIRILEINNYPAAVIADANATVDLLMKD
- a CDS encoding carboxymuconolactone decarboxylase family protein codes for the protein MKTFTVPTREEVTPANQAIFDNLNKMVGFVPNLYAAFAHSENALGNYLTLQNAKTSLRAKEREVINLVVSQVNDCLYCLSAHTAFAKMNGFTDNQILEIRKAEITFDPKLSALANVVKSITENKGHADAHFLSEFYAAGYTEGNLVDIVMVIGDKVITNYLHALTDIPVDWPLAPAL
- a CDS encoding helix-turn-helix domain-containing protein — translated: MKFHHLEPVTKGEFHLTINEADFDRSFFQRDRTDKFLTIAWNRGAEQVITIDGVKYDFPEQSILPLMVNQSFQFEKPGQVIAWQYNRNFYCIVDHDKEVSCVGFLFYGSTGNLFVRLNEQEQKKITLLFEIFIEEFNTIDNIQREMLQMLLKRLIIIITRLAKSQYITDKKLTDDKLDIIRRYNLLVEQHFRLQHQVQFYAELLNRSPKTLANLFAIYNHKSPLAVIQERVVLEAKRLLIYTDKSAKEIAYELGFDDAAYFSNFFKKQVSFSPSDFRAARLSS
- a CDS encoding NAD(P)-dependent oxidoreductase, with product MKQAIKVALSGATGKAGQYLLQELLNNGYQVKSLIRKPKDYKISHPALEIVSGDIKDLTTANQLIEGCNAVISTIGQNKDEVLISSLATENIIKAMEKFKLSRYILLTGSNLEVPGDQKSAKNLEGTAWMKATFPAIVADKQKAYELLTRSSIDWTIVRLPWIEKTMERRGLAINLKDCLEELISTTDLADFLISQLTDTAYIKKAPFVASKLKL
- a CDS encoding DUF1349 domain-containing protein, whose amino-acid sequence is MKWFNQPGTWNGDAALLNFTVDPDTDYWQVTHYGFKRDNGPFYYQEIAGDFQASVKITGQYQELFHQAGLMIRIDEKNWIKTGIEYVDGVQNISAVVTREVSDWSVVPRHDSPESVWLKLLRKGDYVEIKYSFDEKRYDMLRLAYFPPGVKVQIGMVAAAPGKESFPVTFEDFKVETLK